From the Sphingomonas phyllosphaerae 5.2 genome, one window contains:
- a CDS encoding membrane protein — protein MSDDARSTLVKVPAVALGFWIIKILATTLGETAGDTVSMSMNLGYLVGSAIFLSLLVLLVVLHIRADRYRPFLYWATIIASTTAGTTMADFATRSLGIGYTGGSTLLLALVLASLFAWYRALGSISVDTVHEPRAELFYWITITLSQTLGTALGDWLADTGGLGYIGAAGVFAIGLALLVALYLMTNISRVALFWAAFILTRPLGAAVGDFLDKPVDHGGLAFSRPLASIVLAAAIMLLVAILPRRAAGTDRA, from the coding sequence CTGTCCGACGACGCGCGCAGCACCCTGGTCAAGGTTCCGGCGGTGGCGCTCGGCTTCTGGATCATCAAGATCCTCGCGACGACGCTGGGCGAGACCGCCGGCGACACGGTCAGCATGTCGATGAACCTCGGCTATCTCGTCGGCAGCGCGATCTTCCTGAGCCTGCTGGTGCTGCTCGTCGTATTGCACATCAGGGCCGATCGCTATCGCCCCTTCCTCTACTGGGCGACGATCATCGCCTCCACCACCGCTGGCACCACGATGGCGGACTTCGCCACGCGGTCGCTCGGGATCGGCTATACCGGCGGATCGACGCTGCTGCTGGCCCTCGTGCTGGCATCGCTGTTCGCCTGGTATCGCGCGCTCGGATCGATCTCGGTCGATACCGTCCACGAACCGCGGGCCGAACTCTTCTACTGGATCACGATCACGCTGTCGCAAACGCTGGGCACGGCGCTGGGCGACTGGCTCGCAGACACTGGCGGGCTCGGCTATATCGGTGCGGCGGGCGTCTTTGCGATCGGGCTCGCGCTGCTTGTCGCCCTCTATTTGATGACCAACATCAGCCGCGTCGCGCTGTTCTGGGCCGCCTTCATCCTGACCCGCCCGCTTGGTGCCGCAGTGGGTGACTTCCTCGACAAGCCGGTCGATCATGGAGGACTGGCGTTCAGCCGGCCATTGGCGTCGATCGTGCTCGCGGCTGCGATCATGTTGCTGGTGGCGATCCTGCCGCGGCGCGCAGCGGGCACAGATCGCGCGTAA
- a CDS encoding MucR family transcriptional regulator, whose translation MADAPNAVQLATELTVAWLSNPNARVKSEEVPAFLRSMHDAIIALTIANEQHRHVKIELKQFVPAVSVRKSLGSQDHIISLIDGKPYRTLRRHLGGHGLTPDEYRRRYGLKADYPMVAPSYRESRRDLAKKNGLGRKPR comes from the coding sequence ATGGCTGATGCTCCGAACGCCGTTCAGCTAGCCACTGAGTTGACAGTTGCATGGTTAAGCAACCCTAACGCGCGCGTAAAAAGCGAGGAAGTGCCTGCTTTCCTGCGCTCCATGCACGATGCCATTATAGCCTTAACCATCGCAAATGAGCAACATCGCCACGTTAAGATTGAGTTGAAGCAGTTTGTCCCAGCAGTGTCGGTGCGCAAGTCACTTGGTTCACAGGACCACATCATTTCTTTGATCGACGGGAAACCTTACCGGACTCTGCGTCGGCATCTCGGAGGGCATGGCCTCACACCAGACGAGTATCGCCGGCGTTATGGCCTTAAGGCTGACTATCCGATGGTGGCGCCTTCATATCGCGAGAGTCGCCGCGACCTTGCTAAAAAGAACGGACTTGGCCGCAAGCCTCGTTAA
- a CDS encoding IS6 family transposase has translation MPRPRKPASPFRYFNSSPEVIRLVVLMYVRFPLSLRNVEDLLFERGIDICHETVRLWWNRFGPLFAGDIRRQRVSRMRGFRHWRWHLDEMYVKVNGEMVYLWRAVDHEGEVLESYVTRTRDKEAALAFMKKALRRHGSPHAITTDGLRSYRAAMNDLGNAEKQETGRWANNRAENSHLPFRRRERAMQRFRQMKTLQKFASVHANVHNHFSLERHLIDRQTYRERRSAALAEWQALVS, from the coding sequence ATGCCTCGACCGCGCAAGCCAGCCTCGCCGTTCCGCTACTTCAACTCGTCGCCCGAGGTGATCCGGCTGGTGGTGCTCATGTACGTGCGCTTTCCGCTAAGCCTGCGCAACGTCGAGGACCTGCTGTTCGAGCGCGGTATCGACATCTGCCACGAGACGGTGCGGTTGTGGTGGAACAGGTTCGGCCCGTTGTTCGCCGGCGACATCCGCCGCCAGCGGGTGAGCCGGATGCGCGGGTTCCGACATTGGCGCTGGCACCTGGACGAGATGTACGTGAAGGTGAACGGCGAGATGGTCTACCTGTGGCGAGCGGTGGATCACGAGGGCGAGGTGCTAGAAAGCTACGTCACGCGCACCCGCGACAAGGAGGCAGCGCTCGCCTTTATGAAGAAGGCGCTGAGGCGCCATGGCTCGCCCCATGCGATTACCACCGACGGTTTGCGCAGCTATCGCGCGGCGATGAACGACCTTGGCAACGCCGAAAAGCAGGAGACCGGACGCTGGGCGAACAATCGGGCCGAGAACAGTCATCTTCCGTTCCGACGACGAGAGCGGGCGATGCAGCGCTTCCGGCAGATGAAGACGCTGCAGAAGTTCGCCTCTGTTCACGCCAACGTCCACAACCACTTCAGCCTGGAGCGCCACCTCATCGATCGACAGACCTATCGGGAACGACGCTCCGCCGCACTGGCGGAGTGGCAGGCGCTCGTTAGCTGA
- a CDS encoding N-acyl amino acid synthase FeeM domain-containing protein, which yields MSRIFLCERRPTNSSPFEMPDVSFAKLSQSFVYETMIAGRDQQEHSLTIEVACGEAEWAAARSLLNKRYAWRGYGDAHNIPLTPTHSTFTASIDGALVGTLTLGVDSPAGLEIDETFRNELNTYRRVPGAKLCELTKFAFETNVQSKAILAAFFHFIFIYGECRYNCTNLFIEVHPRHRRFYEAMLGFNRVGGLKENADVKAPSQLMQLEVAQIRAHLEDSSFSADGIGERSLYPFFLSNGVENDIRQRMELGGPKAAIVAHCVVPVTEQSEPSSLAA from the coding sequence ATGTCTCGTATCTTCCTTTGCGAAAGAAGGCCTACTAACAGCTCACCCTTTGAAATGCCTGATGTTTCTTTTGCTAAACTCAGTCAATCTTTTGTGTATGAGACTATGATTGCTGGCCGTGACCAGCAGGAGCACTCCCTCACGATTGAGGTCGCGTGCGGGGAAGCAGAGTGGGCCGCAGCGCGGTCGCTGCTAAACAAGCGATACGCTTGGCGTGGGTACGGTGATGCGCACAACATCCCTTTGACGCCGACGCATTCGACCTTCACAGCTTCCATAGATGGCGCGCTAGTAGGCACACTAACGCTTGGTGTGGACTCGCCAGCGGGCTTGGAGATCGACGAGACTTTCCGTAATGAGCTCAACACATATCGGCGCGTACCCGGTGCCAAATTGTGCGAGCTCACAAAGTTCGCGTTTGAAACGAATGTGCAATCTAAAGCGATCTTGGCCGCCTTCTTCCACTTTATATTCATATACGGCGAATGCCGCTACAACTGCACTAATTTGTTCATCGAGGTGCACCCGCGCCACCGTCGCTTCTACGAGGCGATGCTTGGCTTTAATCGGGTTGGCGGGCTTAAAGAAAACGCCGACGTCAAGGCGCCCTCCCAGCTTATGCAGCTAGAAGTCGCCCAAATCCGTGCGCACCTCGAAGACTCTTCTTTCTCTGCCGACGGCATTGGGGAGCGATCCCTCTACCCCTTCTTCCTTTCAAACGGTGTCGAAAACGACATTCGTCAACGGATGGAGCTCGGCGGCCCCAAGGCGGCGATAGTTGCTCATTGCGTCGTGCCGGTAACGGAACAGTCTGAGCCAAGCTCGCTCGCCGCTTGA
- a CDS encoding FxDxF family PEP-CTERM protein has product MSIAAAAALGSTAEAATFPVGTPNFTATPGAGGTFAGAFKNQGIAAGVFSDTFTFTLPSNGLGSGTVTTSVTDLFSVSDLDFTSVLINGFAANITRTEGGAFEVAFVNNVPIVSGQLNRLVVNGLSRGNGAYGGQATFTPVTAAVPEAATWAMMVMGFGVVGFAMRRRKTVVRFSQAI; this is encoded by the coding sequence ATGAGCATCGCCGCCGCGGCGGCGCTCGGTTCCACCGCGGAAGCAGCCACCTTCCCGGTTGGCACGCCCAACTTCACGGCGACGCCGGGTGCGGGAGGCACCTTCGCGGGCGCGTTCAAGAATCAGGGTATTGCCGCTGGTGTGTTTTCCGACACGTTCACCTTCACGCTGCCGAGCAATGGCTTGGGCAGCGGCACGGTGACCACCAGCGTCACTGACCTGTTCTCGGTAAGTGACCTCGACTTCACCTCGGTCCTGATTAATGGCTTCGCCGCCAATATCACGCGCACCGAGGGCGGTGCTTTCGAAGTCGCATTCGTCAACAATGTGCCGATCGTGAGTGGGCAGTTGAATCGCTTGGTCGTAAATGGCCTGTCGCGCGGCAATGGTGCTTATGGCGGACAGGCGACCTTCACCCCCGTTACCGCGGCAGTACCCGAAGCGGCGACTTGGGCGATGATGGTCATGGGCTTCGGCGTGGTTGGCTTTGCAATGCGGCGTCGCAAGACCGTGGTGCGCTTCAGCCAGGCAATCTAA
- a CDS encoding IS5 family transposase (programmed frameshift) translates to MSDLYWLTDEQMARLQPYFPKSHGKPRVDDRRVLSGIVFVNRNGLRWCDAPSAYGPHKTLYNRWKRWGERGVFLRMMEGLASAEAVPKTVMIDATYLKAHRTASSLRVKKGNLGRLIGRTKGGMNTKLHAVSDADGRPLSFFMTAGQVSDYTGAAALLDDLPKAQWLLGDRGYDADWFRDALEAKGIQPCIPGRRSRNEPVRYDKRRYRRRSRIEIMFGRLKDWRRVATRYDRCPTVFLSAVALAATVIFWL, encoded by the exons ATGAGCGACCTGTACTGGTTGACGGATGAGCAGATGGCGCGCCTGCAGCCGTACTTCCCCAAGAGCCATGGCAAGCCGCGGGTCGATGACCGACGGGTGCTGAGTGGCATCGTCTTCGTCAATCGCAACGGACTGCGCTGGTGTGATGCACCGAGCGCGTATGGTCCGCACAAGACGCTGTACAACCGGTGGAAGCGCTGGGGTGAACGGGGCGTTTTCCTGCGCATGATGGAGGGTCTGGCGTCAGCGGAGGCCGTGCCGAAAACAGTCATGATCGACGCGACTTACCTGAAGGCACACCGCACGGCATCGAGCCTGCGGGTTAAAAAGGGGA ATCTCGGCCGCCTGATCGGCCGCACGAAAGGCGGTATGAACACCAAGTTGCATGCCGTCAGCGATGCGGATGGGCGGCCCTTGAGCTTCTTCATGACCGCCGGGCAGGTCAGCGACTACACCGGCGCGGCAGCTCTGCTCGACGATCTGCCAAAGGCGCAATGGCTGCTTGGTGATCGCGGTTATGATGCGGATTGGTTCAGGGACGCCCTGGAAGCCAAGGGCATCCAGCCCTGCATCCCGGGCCGTAGATCGCGCAACGAGCCGGTCAGGTACGACAAGCGGCGCTACCGGCGCCGCAGCCGCATCGAGATCATGTTCGGCCGCCTGAAAGATTGGCGCCGCGTCGCCACACGCTACGACCGATGCCCAACGGTCTTCCTCTCCGCCGTCGCCCTCGCGGCCACAGTCATCTTCTGGCTATGA
- a CDS encoding anthrone oxygenase family protein, translating into MANRETITRAFLWLAVLVGGPLLGAKLFDLVVLAGAWGADPPASLAMMPYGKAWPVDTGVFFIPFSAAMLIAGFGALVAGWRTPWRYRWQLCLPSIGILLLLILTVVAFWPMNAALYYHGIGSSKDTITDPQSVAMAKRWVTLDWVRVAGAAVAFVAPLRALTLPWPRETTPEDPPLVRAILACALLGVVAFVVWFVSNL; encoded by the coding sequence ATGGCGAACAGGGAAACCATCACCCGAGCGTTCCTGTGGCTTGCGGTACTGGTAGGAGGACCACTGCTCGGCGCAAAGCTGTTCGATCTTGTCGTTCTTGCCGGCGCCTGGGGTGCCGATCCGCCTGCATCTCTCGCGATGATGCCCTATGGCAAGGCGTGGCCCGTCGATACCGGCGTGTTCTTCATCCCGTTCTCGGCGGCCATGTTGATCGCCGGATTTGGAGCGCTGGTCGCCGGATGGCGCACACCCTGGCGTTACCGCTGGCAGCTCTGCCTGCCATCGATCGGCATCCTGCTCCTGCTCATCCTGACGGTGGTCGCGTTCTGGCCGATGAACGCGGCGCTCTATTATCACGGTATCGGCTCGTCCAAAGATACGATCACCGATCCCCAGTCGGTCGCAATGGCGAAGCGCTGGGTAACGCTGGACTGGGTTCGCGTTGCCGGCGCGGCCGTCGCCTTCGTCGCTCCGTTGCGAGCACTTACTTTGCCGTGGCCCCGAGAAACCACTCCAGAGGACCCGCCCCTTGTGCGTGCCATACTCGCCTGCGCCCTTCTGGGAGTCGTCGCATTCGTCGTGTGGTTCGTGTCGAACCTGTGA
- a CDS encoding SHOCT domain-containing protein: MPYDPISHPLESKLVDYDALERLVRLRDQGALSSGEFAEQKRILFDEDGAAASAPLIVSERLSPHSPLQKISAAAFITGLCAVLYSTFIYDATISPMDAPSAYSSIDVSSSIEDKARAISDVNDRLERTMAGERIVNLSRLKEQRQIFSFGALLMILGAIGFVVPLARRRR; the protein is encoded by the coding sequence ATGCCCTACGATCCTATCAGCCATCCATTGGAGAGCAAGTTAGTGGACTATGATGCGCTGGAGCGGCTCGTCCGATTGCGGGATCAAGGCGCTCTGTCCAGTGGAGAGTTTGCCGAGCAAAAGCGCATTCTGTTTGACGAGGATGGTGCGGCTGCTTCAGCGCCGCTGATCGTGTCGGAGCGCCTCTCCCCTCATTCGCCACTTCAGAAGATCAGCGCCGCAGCGTTCATTACAGGCCTGTGCGCCGTGCTGTATTCCACGTTCATCTACGATGCGACGATTAGTCCCATGGATGCGCCAAGCGCATATTCGTCGATAGACGTGTCCAGCAGCATCGAGGACAAGGCACGTGCGATCAGTGACGTAAATGATCGGCTCGAGCGGACGATGGCCGGTGAGCGGATCGTCAACCTTTCGCGCCTTAAGGAGCAGCGCCAGATATTCTCCTTCGGCGCGTTGCTGATGATTTTGGGTGCTATCGGCTTCGTGGTTCCACTGGCGCGCAGGCGACGCTGA
- a CDS encoding SHOCT domain-containing protein, whose protein sequence is MHDWMSKLERAKALLDAGALTPEEFEAEKARLLPSSSSTVVDQDEHLAVGSQEDEPSARTRWIKATIAAVLVIAIATLAYLLLADRSPKPTAKKAARLPTATPQSAMPAPVAPPTPKPKPKSKSTEAEFGCIGAYSNVSFSEESGDGSGLFVRIGKSGSITWKYYEGGISRGNVTVNKRSADRISATVHYVGDSNDAPSNVVLKCNAGKLSASNANIGNLTLRRLTPKQAAELDL, encoded by the coding sequence ATGCATGATTGGATGAGCAAGTTGGAGCGCGCAAAGGCGCTGCTGGACGCCGGTGCGCTGACACCGGAAGAGTTCGAGGCCGAAAAAGCTCGGCTGCTGCCTAGCTCGTCATCAACCGTCGTCGACCAAGACGAGCACCTCGCCGTTGGGTCTCAGGAAGACGAGCCTAGCGCCCGTACTCGCTGGATCAAGGCTACTATCGCTGCGGTGCTTGTGATTGCAATCGCGACGCTAGCATATCTGCTGCTCGCGGATCGCTCGCCCAAGCCGACGGCTAAAAAAGCGGCACGTTTACCTACCGCAACGCCCCAAAGTGCTATGCCGGCGCCTGTAGCTCCGCCTACTCCGAAGCCGAAGCCGAAGTCGAAGTCGACCGAGGCGGAGTTCGGCTGCATCGGCGCCTATTCAAATGTGTCCTTCTCAGAAGAAAGCGGCGATGGCTCCGGCCTGTTCGTTCGGATTGGAAAGTCAGGCTCGATCACGTGGAAATACTATGAAGGCGGCATCTCGCGCGGGAACGTGACGGTGAACAAGCGTTCGGCCGATCGCATCTCCGCGACGGTGCACTATGTTGGCGATTCCAATGACGCACCCTCTAACGTCGTGCTGAAGTGCAACGCTGGGAAGCTGTCTGCCAGCAACGCGAACATCGGCAATCTGACGTTGCGCAGATTAACCCCAAAGCAGGCCGCCGAGCTCGACCTGTAG
- a CDS encoding efflux RND transporter periplasmic adaptor subunit, translating to MIRSSLLATLLFSALLLQGCGTDPAPSPKPPAKAEAVAHEADLLRLTLTPEAVQRLGIRVAAVGDGTTAQVRATSGEIVVPPIGAAGVPTGSTSNLAQIGTAQAAADGEVARTRALVRLATIALNRASALVREEAGSVRARDEAAAALATARAAADAAVAGRRLLGPPVAAMANPASVWVRVPVFGSDVGDITRGASATVRPLGDDTAAPRSARPVQAPPSANAVAGTVDLFFTLDNRERTWRVGQRVAVSLPLGGTAEGLAIPAAAIVRDIHGGEWVYRRTAPDTYVRQRIEVASIDNGRAILSRGLERGAEVVTDGAAELFGTEFGTPH from the coding sequence ATGATCCGATCGTCCCTGCTGGCCACGCTCCTGTTTTCCGCGCTTCTGCTGCAAGGCTGCGGTACCGACCCGGCTCCCTCGCCGAAGCCACCCGCCAAGGCGGAGGCGGTCGCGCATGAGGCCGATCTGCTGCGGCTGACACTGACTCCCGAAGCGGTGCAGCGGCTTGGTATCCGCGTCGCGGCGGTCGGTGACGGGACGACCGCGCAGGTCCGTGCCACCAGCGGCGAGATCGTCGTGCCACCGATCGGTGCGGCGGGGGTGCCGACCGGATCGACCAGCAACCTCGCTCAGATCGGGACCGCGCAGGCGGCAGCGGACGGCGAGGTCGCGCGGACGCGTGCGCTGGTGCGACTGGCGACGATCGCGCTGAACCGGGCGTCGGCGCTGGTTCGCGAAGAGGCCGGCAGCGTCCGCGCTCGCGACGAGGCAGCGGCAGCGCTCGCCACGGCACGGGCCGCAGCCGACGCGGCGGTCGCGGGGCGCCGCCTGCTCGGTCCGCCCGTTGCGGCGATGGCGAACCCTGCAAGCGTCTGGGTGCGTGTCCCGGTCTTCGGCAGCGACGTCGGCGACATCACGCGGGGCGCATCTGCGACCGTCCGGCCACTCGGCGATGACACCGCCGCACCCCGATCCGCGCGACCGGTGCAGGCCCCGCCTTCCGCCAACGCCGTCGCCGGCACCGTCGATCTGTTCTTCACGCTCGACAATCGTGAGCGGACGTGGCGCGTCGGCCAGCGGGTCGCGGTGTCGCTGCCGCTGGGTGGGACCGCCGAGGGGCTTGCTATCCCGGCTGCGGCGATCGTCCGGGACATCCATGGCGGCGAATGGGTCTATCGCCGCACCGCGCCTGACACCTACGTCCGCCAGCGGATCGAGGTGGCCAGCATCGATAACGGCCGGGCGATCCTGTCACGTGGGCTGGAGCGCGGCGCGGAGGTCGTGACGGACGGCGCGGCCGAGTTGTTCGGCACCGAGTTCGGGACACCGCACTGA
- a CDS encoding hybrid sensor histidine kinase/response regulator — translation MGAVMRAYDWSNSPLGPPDSWPQPLKTLVGVMLGADQPMFIGWGADHILLYNDGYAPMLADRHPGALGRPFFDVWPEVRDELTPLFDAVARGEPVHMADLSLELDRPGRHPEAHFAFSYTPVRSETGEIDGLFCACTETTEQVVADRQSSAARNRLFEMTRDLFGVATFDGYLKTINPAWASILGRSHDELTSRPFSDIIHPDDLDATGSVIETLMRGEPVHQFLVRLLKADGTPISFAWSATPDSDPGSGIFYTVGRDITEEQNREEMLRQSQKMEAVGQLTGGLAHDFNNLLTGMMGNLELLQMRVARGRTDDLDRFISAAQGAGRRAASLTQRLLAFSRRQTLDPRPTDVAALVRGMEDLLRRTVGPECAIEVIDAPGLWPAMIDGTQLESALLNLCINARDAMPGGGRITIEAANKRLDQRAARQHDIDPGEYLSICVTDAGTGMEPQVVERAFEPFFTTKPIGQGTGLGLSMVYGFARQSGGQVRIYSEVGMGTTICIYLPRYDGEATNTAGDDVLPENMKGSGETILVVDDEATIRHLIDEVLDEQGYTVIGAGDGAAGIKVLQSGARIDLLITDVGLPNGMNGRQVADAARSLRPGLKVLFITGYAENAAVGNGHLEPGMELLTKPFTIEALSMKVAEILRQA, via the coding sequence ATGGGCGCGGTGATGCGCGCGTACGACTGGAGCAACTCACCGCTGGGACCGCCCGATAGCTGGCCTCAACCGTTGAAAACTCTGGTCGGCGTCATGCTGGGAGCGGATCAGCCGATGTTCATCGGTTGGGGTGCCGATCACATCCTGCTGTACAATGACGGCTACGCTCCCATGCTGGCTGATCGCCATCCCGGTGCCCTTGGCCGGCCCTTCTTCGATGTCTGGCCGGAGGTTCGCGACGAACTGACGCCGCTGTTCGATGCCGTGGCCCGTGGTGAACCCGTTCACATGGCCGACTTGTCACTGGAGCTCGATCGTCCCGGTCGACATCCGGAAGCCCATTTCGCGTTCAGCTATACGCCCGTCCGCAGCGAGACGGGGGAGATCGACGGTCTATTCTGCGCCTGCACGGAGACGACCGAACAAGTCGTCGCTGACCGCCAATCGTCAGCGGCCCGAAACCGCCTGTTCGAGATGACGCGCGATCTCTTCGGCGTGGCGACGTTCGATGGTTATCTCAAGACCATCAACCCGGCATGGGCGTCCATTCTCGGTCGCTCGCATGATGAACTGACCAGCCGGCCGTTTTCAGACATCATCCATCCCGACGATCTCGACGCTACGGGCAGCGTCATCGAAACGCTGATGCGTGGCGAGCCGGTGCATCAGTTCCTCGTTCGCCTGCTGAAGGCGGACGGGACGCCGATCTCGTTCGCATGGTCGGCTACGCCGGACAGCGATCCTGGCAGCGGCATTTTCTACACCGTGGGTCGTGACATCACTGAGGAGCAGAATCGCGAGGAGATGCTGCGGCAGAGCCAGAAGATGGAAGCGGTAGGCCAGCTCACCGGTGGCCTCGCCCATGATTTCAACAACCTGCTGACCGGCATGATGGGCAATCTGGAGCTGCTACAGATGCGTGTCGCGCGCGGGCGCACCGACGACCTCGACCGCTTCATTTCGGCGGCACAGGGCGCTGGCAGGCGCGCTGCATCATTGACGCAACGTCTGCTGGCATTCTCCCGGCGTCAGACCCTCGATCCGAGGCCGACCGACGTCGCCGCGCTCGTCAGGGGCATGGAGGATCTGCTGCGGCGTACGGTAGGACCCGAGTGTGCGATCGAGGTCATCGATGCACCTGGCCTATGGCCGGCGATGATCGACGGGACGCAGCTGGAAAGCGCACTGCTCAACCTGTGCATCAACGCCCGCGACGCGATGCCGGGTGGGGGACGTATTACCATCGAAGCCGCCAACAAGCGTCTCGATCAGCGTGCCGCCCGTCAGCACGACATCGATCCCGGCGAGTATCTGTCGATCTGCGTGACCGACGCCGGCACGGGCATGGAGCCGCAGGTCGTCGAGCGGGCGTTCGAGCCGTTCTTCACCACCAAGCCGATCGGACAGGGAACGGGTCTTGGCCTGTCGATGGTGTACGGCTTTGCCCGTCAGTCGGGCGGACAGGTCCGGATCTATTCCGAAGTCGGCATGGGTACGACCATCTGTATCTACCTGCCCAGGTATGACGGCGAAGCCACGAACACTGCGGGTGACGACGTACTGCCAGAGAACATGAAGGGCAGCGGCGAAACCATCCTCGTTGTGGATGACGAGGCGACCATTCGCCATCTCATCGACGAGGTATTGGACGAACAGGGCTATACGGTCATCGGCGCCGGCGACGGAGCGGCCGGGATCAAGGTCCTGCAATCGGGAGCGAGGATCGACTTGCTCATCACCGATGTTGGATTGCCCAATGGGATGAATGGTCGTCAGGTGGCCGACGCAGCACGATCCTTGCGGCCAGGGCTGAAGGTGCTGTTCATCACCGGCTATGCGGAGAACGCAGCGGTGGGCAACGGCCATCTCGAACCGGGTATGGAACTGCTGACCAAGCCATTTACGATCGAGGCGCTGTCTATGAAAGTCGCCGAGATCCTGAGACAGGCTTGA
- a CDS encoding 3'-5' exonuclease, with protein MVVTGGTAFQAVTEQFLPTLEASGIPRGESIILAKDWYSLIALARLLRDFGTPIVGPGARPYKRSRLFAQLAEQLCGAIVEPSPDTTRQLERALFHTVQDASGETRLELFGFEGRRVLVRLQREAVRLAQAGHGALGWLDAMSQATGDILRQAGYVDSQQSGLFYASVQEMKADMVRQKVDVANLSIEHLGLFASPTKALRLSTIHAAKGREYAAVCIIGMRTGSFPHYNTTDLAAEKRQFYVAITRAEKFLMYVAERDRWNNPPGPFLGPTGINVLN; from the coding sequence GTGGTAGTCACGGGCGGCACGGCTTTCCAAGCTGTGACGGAACAATTTCTTCCGACGCTGGAGGCGAGCGGGATCCCGCGCGGCGAATCCATCATCCTTGCCAAGGACTGGTATTCACTGATCGCACTCGCCAGGCTCTTGCGGGACTTCGGCACCCCGATCGTCGGCCCAGGTGCGCGCCCTTACAAGCGGTCGCGACTTTTCGCCCAGCTTGCCGAGCAACTTTGTGGCGCCATCGTGGAGCCGTCGCCCGACACGACGCGGCAGCTCGAACGCGCGCTCTTCCACACGGTTCAGGACGCAAGTGGCGAGACTCGCCTCGAACTGTTCGGGTTCGAGGGTCGGCGAGTGCTGGTCAGGCTGCAGCGTGAAGCCGTTAGGCTCGCCCAAGCCGGCCATGGTGCATTGGGCTGGCTGGACGCCATGTCGCAGGCCACGGGTGATATCCTGCGACAGGCGGGATACGTCGACTCACAGCAGTCTGGTCTGTTCTATGCCTCCGTGCAGGAGATGAAGGCCGACATGGTCCGGCAGAAGGTGGACGTCGCCAACCTTTCCATCGAGCATCTCGGACTCTTCGCTAGCCCCACCAAGGCACTTCGCCTTTCCACGATACACGCCGCCAAGGGACGCGAATATGCCGCGGTGTGCATCATCGGAATGCGTACGGGATCGTTCCCGCACTACAACACCACCGACCTCGCGGCGGAAAAGCGGCAGTTCTACGTCGCGATTACGCGGGCCGAAAAGTTCCTTATGTATGTCGCCGAGCGCGATCGCTGGAATAATCCACCAGGCCCGTTTCTCGGTCCGACTGGCATCAACGTCCTGAACTGA